In Apium graveolens cultivar Ventura chromosome 10, ASM990537v1, whole genome shotgun sequence, the following are encoded in one genomic region:
- the LOC141689819 gene encoding polygalacturonate 4-alpha-galacturonosyltransferase-like: MANKKGMHRNRGGSGSKFPIAIVIFVSIFAPLMFFVGRGIYATTATTSTDQENIAASSIKQELDWREKLALQNVKSLFTREVIDVIKANTNGFGPLSLESFRKNNLSASWKFVSQEIPVGKISSLTEAEAAKLVQGTPKAKDADHVQFVDTPAKLARRQLREKKREKRAADLVKQDDEVTVKLENDAIERSKSVDSAVLGKYNLWRKENENDNSDSTVRLIRDQIIMARVYVSIATMKNQTDLARELQNRLKESQHALRDASSDSDLNPSAAEKIKAMGQVLSKARDKLYDCKLVTGKLRAMLQTADEQVRSLKKQSTFLSQLAAKTIPNGIHCLSMRLTIEYYLLSPEKREFPRSENVENPKLYHYALFSDNVLAASVVVNSAIMNAKEPEKHVFHLVSDKLNFAAISMWFLLNPPGKATIHVENVDEFKWLNSSYCPVLKQLESAAMKAYYFKSDHPTSAGSSNLKYRNPKYLSMLNHLRFYLPQVYPKLDKILFLDDDIVVQKDLTGLWSVDLNGNVNGAVETCGESFHRFDKYLNFSNPHIARNFDPNACGWAYGMNIFDLKEWKKKDITGIYHKWQTMNEDRVLWKLGTLPPGLMTFYKLTHPLDKSWHVLGLGYSPTVDKKEIENAAVIHYNGNMKPWLELAMAKYRSYWTKYIKIDNPYILSCKLSE, encoded by the exons ATGGCAAATAAGAAAGGAATGCACAGGAACAGAGGTGGTTCGGGATCTAAATTTCCGATTGCCATTGTTATTTTTGTGTCGATTTTTGCGCCATTAATGTTCTTCGTTGGACGGGGAATTTATGCCACTACTGCTACCACTTCAACTG ATCAGGAAAATATTGCAGCCAGTTCTATTAAGCAG GAATTAGATTGGAGAGAAAAGCTGGCACTGCAAAATGTTAAATCGCTCTTCACAAGGGAG GTTATTGATGTGATCAAAGCCAATACAAATGGTTTTGGCCCCCTAAGTCTTGAATCTTTCAGAAAAAACAATCTCTCAGCTTCGTGGAAGTTTGTTAGTCAAGAGATTCCAGTGGGCAAAATTTCTTCCTTGACCGAG GCTGAAGCAGCAAAACTTGTACAAGGAACTCCTAAAGCCAAAGATG CTGATCATGTTCAATTTGTTGATACACCTGCTAAATTAGCTAGAAGG CAATTAAGAGAAAAGAAACGAGAAAAGCGTGCAGCTGATTTGGTAAAACAAGATGATGAAGTAACCGTGAAGCTCGAAAATGATGCTATTGAACGTTCCAAATCAGTTGACTCGGCAGTCCTGGGTAAGTATAATCTATGGAGGAAAGAGAATGAGAACGACAATTCTGATTCTACTGTTCGATTGATTCGTGATCAAATAATTATGGCAAGGGTGTACGTAAGCATTGCGACAATGAAGAACCAGACTGATTTGGCTCGTGAATTACAGAATCGACTTAAAGAAAGTCAGCATGCTCTACGAGATGCATCTTCTGATTCTGATCTGAATCCTAG TGCTGCTGAGAAAATAAAAGCCATGGGCCAAGTTCTGTCAAAAGCTAGAGATAAACTGTATGATTGTAAACTTGTTACTGGAAAGCTGAGAGCAATGCTTCAAACCGCTGATGAGCAAGTTCGGAGCCTAAAAAAGCAGAGCACATTCTTGAGTCAGTTGGCAGCAAAGACGATTCCAAATGGTATCCATTGCCTGTCCATGCGCCTAACTATTGAATATTACCTCCTTTCACCCGAGAAGAGAGAATTCCCTAGAAGTGAGAATGTGGAGAATCCAAAACTATATCATTACGCCCTCTTCTCTGACAATGTTTTGGCTGCGTCTGTTGTTGTCAACTCGGCTATCATGAATGCTAAG GAACCAGAGAAACATGTATTTCATCTTGTTTCTGATAAGTTGAACTTTGCAGCTATTAGTATGTGGTTTCTCTTGAATCCTCCAGGAAAAGCTACCATCCATGTTGAAAATGTAGATGAATTTAAGTGGCTTAACTCATCGTACTGTCCAGTCCTGAAGCAATTAGAGTCTGCTGCCATGAAAGCATATTATTTCAAGTCAGATCATCCCACCTCTGCTGGTTCATCTAACCTCAAGTACAGGAACCCAAAATATTTGTCCATGCTTAATCACCTTAGGTTTTATCTCCCTCAGGTTTATCCTAAGTTGGACAAGATACTTTTCCTTGACGATGACATTGTTGTTCAGAAGGACTTGACTGGGTTGTGGTCAGTTGATCTGAATGGTAATGTTAATGGTGCTGTAGAAACATGTGGCGAGAGCTTTCATCGTTTTGACAAGTATCTAAATTTCTCAAATCCCCATATTGCAAGAAATTTTGATCCAAATGCATGTGGTTGGGCATATGGTATGAACATCTTCGATCTTAAGGAATGGAAAAAGAAGGATATAACTGGCATATATCATAAGTGGCAGACCATG AATGAAGATAGAGTTCTGTGGAAGCTTGGGACTTTACCTCCTGGACTGATGACATTCTATAAACTTACTCATCCACTTGATAAGTCGTGGCATGTGCTTGGTCTGGGTTATAGTCCGACTGTGGACAAGAAAGAAATTGAGAATGCAGCTGTTATTCACTACAATGGCAATATGAAACCATGGTTGGAGTTGGCTATGGCGAAGTATCGATCTTACTGGACTAAATATATCAAAATTGACAATCCTTATATCCTCAGTTGCAAATTAAGTGAATAA
- the LOC141692243 gene encoding uncharacterized protein LOC141692243 has translation MTILHFIPNTLRSQTNHHHHHLYSTTRKSLSSTTTMSFSSSKTTPQTQQTQEKSSLNQENKNKTLITQIINYHNQTKHFFTHYSKSPHGLDWANQPDPFRRYISSLLLPLLHPTPPESPLYSSLFHSLPSSKPISRSNLSQFLYDSLALSAWKTTGFSSWSLRVNPSSGNLHPTEAYIISPPIESLSSSCFVAHYAPKLHSLELRSEIPSGFFTNFFPNGCFLVGLSSIFWREAWKYGERGLRYCNHDVGHAIGSISMAAAGLGWDVKVLDGLGFKDIERLMGVELEDEMVIPDSPVKGEFPEIEFEHPDCVLLVYPSGIGEFDVDYKGLSLAISGFKELEWKGRPNRLSKEHVVWGIIYRTAEAVKKPLTEDDKFVNNRFVSSGVVSGSLYKDISLHELVRKRRSAVNMDGKTTTTREAFYQILLHCMPSGSESGDKQRRQLALPFRALPWDSEVHAALFVHRVVGVPSGLYFLVRNAEHFDDLKGATRAEFKWEKPEGCPDGLPLYELARIDCRELSKRLSCHQDIASDGCFSLGMVAHFEPTLQNKGGWMYPRLFWETGILGQVLYLEAHAVGISATGIGCFFDDPVHEVLGLRGSNYQSLYHFTVGGPVIDKRIMSLPAYPGPDDM, from the exons ATGACCATCCTCCATTTCATCCCAAATACTCTCCGCTCCCAAACAAACCACCACCATCACCACCTCTACTCCACCACCAGAAAATCCCTCTCCTCCACTACCACCATGTCATTTTCTTCATCAAAAACAACACCCCAAACACAACAAACCCAAGAAAAATCTTCAttaaatcaagaaaataaaaataaaactttaATTACCCAAATCATAAATTACCACAACCAAACCAAACACTTCTTCACTCACTACTCTAAATCCCCTCATGGTCTTGACTGGGCCAACCAACCCGACCCGTTTCGCCGGTACATTTCTTCCCTACTTCTTCCTCTTTTACACCCGACCCCACCCGAATCACCACTCTACTCATCTCTCTTCCATTCACTTCCATCTTCAAAGCCCATCTCAAGATCCAATCTTTCTCAGTTTTTATATGATTCTTTGGCACTTTCAGCTTGGAAAACTACTGGGTTTTCAAGTTGGTCACTTCGGGTCAACCCGAGTAGTGGTAATTTACACCCAACTGAAGCTTATATCATTAGCCCACCTATTGAATCTTTGTCAAGTTCTTGTTTTGTTGCTCATTATGCACCAAAGCTGCATTCTTTAGAGCTTAGAAGCGAAATCCCATCTGGGTTTTTCACCAATTTTTTCCCTAATGGTTGTTTTCTTGTTGGGTTATCTTCGATTTTTTGGCGGGAAGCTTGGAAATATGGTGAGAGAGGGCTTAGGTATTGTAATCATGATGTGGGTCATGCTATCGGGTCGATTTCGATGGCAGCTGCTGGACTTGGTTGGGATGTTAAGGTTCTTGATGGTTTAGGGTTTAAGGATATTGAGAGGTTAATGGGGGTGGAATTGGAGGATGAGATGGTGATTCCAGATAGCCCGGTTAAAGGGGAGTTTCCGGAAATTGAGTTTGAACATCCGGATTGCGTTTTACTTGTTTATCCTAGTGGGATTGGTGAGTTTGATGTGGATTATAAGGGTTTGAGTTTGGCGATTTCGGGGTTTAAGGAATTGGAATGGAAAGGGAGGCCTAATAGACTTAGTAAAGAGCATGTTGTTTGGGGCATTATTTATAGGACTGCGGAGGCGGTTAAGAAGCCTTTGACAGAAGATGATAAGTTTGTGAATAATCGGTTTGTGAGTTCGGGGGTGGTTAGTGGAAGTTTATATAAGGATATTAGTTTGCACGAATTGGTTAGGAAAAGGAGGAGTGCGGTAAATATGGATGGCAAGACAACGACGACGAGAGAGGCGTTTTATCAGATTTTGCTGCATTGCATGCCTTCGGGTTCGGAAAGTGGAGATAAGCAAAGGAGGCAGTTGGCATTGCCATTTCGAGCACTGCCGTGGGATTCTGAAGTTCATGCTGCTTTGTTTGTTCATAGGGTGGTTGGAGTGCCAAGTGGTTTGTACTTTTTGGTGAGAAATGCAGAGCACTTTGATGATCTCAAGGGCGCTACAAGAGCAGAGTTTAAGTGGGAGAAACCAGAGGGTTGTCCAGATGGCTTACCATTATATGAACTTGCAAGAATTGATTGTCGTGAGTTGTCTAAACGTCTTTCTTGCCATCAG GACATTGCTAGTGATGGCTGCTTCAGCCTAGGTATGGTCGCTCATTTTGAGCCTACATTGCAGAACAAGGGTGGTTGGATGTATCCTCGGTTGTTCTGGGAGACTGGGATTCTTGGCCAGGTTTTGTACCTTGAAGCACATGCAGTTGGAATATCTGCTACTGGAATTGGTTGCTTCTTTGATGATCCTG TGCATGAGGTTCTAGGATTAAGAGGTTCCAACTATCAGAGCCTTTATCATTTCACCGTTGGAGGTCCGGTTATTGATAAGCGTATCATGAGCCTACCTGCATATCCGGGTCCCGATGATATGTAA